A single genomic interval of Salmo trutta chromosome 13, fSalTru1.1, whole genome shotgun sequence harbors:
- the brca2 gene encoding breast cancer type 2 susceptibility protein isoform X7 — MFDAIKDQIWEELGPLNPNWFEELTAKASSWDWGDTEKENPSTAISCGQDGSFKTPLGKCPLDGDMFSTPKIFRQGRPQSPETLTEDALFFPDQGSSATVKMDTSPCLFGKPIDRETPSKSYRKRLHGDSFGLLDTPKHSTIFLFPQAHSVKRISESLGAQLDPDMSWTSSLNTPVMSPTIILTKSEERRPMCPVRIATEEQVMFVRKLFPSAKESGSTMLSPEQNDRPLCQHNGLDSHLPGVIDISPGFQDTLPGDSGSHWKQTLPDAIEDGEIRSTMAGVLDGAEDVLSIFFSNRSLALQRVKTKERIKRKQSGATKEHVPTSTMEHDKVSSERAGEYQHTRETSEALESRTDMKSGDLATSQWTPISVPDISDYDMDSFHHEGSSFTKHIIPQDGISETFCDFTGSQQPDRGSSKQTVQVESALSRRTLPCTSQPEGSQLTGSVVESSLEHTFPRKTRTFVYCVQNPLLSVQDKYVTQMLPASPGTAPRGENQNIKQSGTIPNEAEFNNLNKIALDGKKPQVQQKSATEENIVSQAPTKDPDLDMSQLCRVFAQDFSQVVDYSQPCSKRADAIKNGFSASACLSAMRLRNRKLLNRLEWGQKPEHLNSGISDEMHIPGSQFSNSANTSRMKSTVCDSSFPPYTLSDVTQTESSNVHPSSEKSYGNQSSRGFITGNNWIISLPPEAIKKAKASLDDLIEENMTDVVTAASEVKPVLSCVTGSRLSTEVKFISPLNVAKRSKQTSVKLNGQVQVQTPQSINVLVSSHPGSGFKMASNKKIHFFSANLEKDKDLFEIEDEIPAVNIPEISLPDEGNMSCGLELVDGSHLPPLPYTHQRSVDSQGPLTASQRADVSELCSLLEAADSQFEFTQFKPAKLNFYVPDGSPPRQSEKELDPDFLTGIDFDDSFNSDVEKQSVKMATPDKKTTISHCKEICQVTTTEIKSSGASSSNSTEKPKEHVIHRRVLYFPSYSSENIAERSFGLLTKTTNENHLLDMDTNTSGMECESKNLPKLGVGFKTAGGNAIIVSEKCLSKARALFADFEEKNCAPKCAVKNTEQVETSPVQYRGEVDTNVDSNVTHFHGPEKKVDLKEPRDEYIDKIKVDFIHSHKHGDGGFQTASGKGVTISAKALKKTNAVFKDCDAMESSGCASEKLSKTSVSETGCNHFERNNCGFSTARGKRVDVSATCLLKARTLLNDCDELENSKPGKIPSLNAKIPSRNIQQKSDCDFKKPSCKAASISAKVPFTAKTPSFDGGTSHDVLGAKRKMLEPENSQTHAKDPLKNGSGFSTASGKRVSVSKRALLKAQALLSECNVDGEDLSKSKKKIRVDLHTIQNPTQKHSGFKTASVKEVTVSPKAHKQAKAVFNNCDSNMDSLISAEAKQGNIDVKSADGLMNNPGESYCAFITAGGKNVHVSEKCILKAKSILNENLDNCTDSNAIEEAWFSDGRFSLLTETHCDFSTASGKTVHMSDGALQKAKSILNECDVIENPQPENGHKVHLEKIPTKETHEISHGSTASGEGVFISEKALQHVKSVYVHGETGNVKYSVGSNPVGSLFGFSTASGNGLSVSEKALQEACDDTLDSDTDPQKRSEENRPLKVPTPHINVQRVPVKAVRLEDCEVIQTIVGMACQSSSVECQAESSLLNFESLGFSGCSVTQRRYFAQETMDCTKALLEDEDLTDHCPGTPIQANPMSSKGGFEMRSGIGKRSAEDLGMTDQPPLKRRLLTKFDRTVDCSRRSKLTPAKSSSDGIFKDRRVFKYNVALQPNVTRPYRANQRCVDTRLNKTEPQKTTSDPTAEDRKPVSSKTAVFVPPFRKNVKLEPQRSSGLQDKTRAPAVFVSPFRKNNRVNKEGSFKPSEDNHSPFISEMPTKTTSVPLPEYNPITDTGSDNAKESIKEHDPQNIDRTDVGNDGGHCLPVTLGGEDATAEESIAGQLAPDATGTLLDVVYDAECLQLARDMQDMRIRKKKRQTIRPLPGSLYLAKTSGVARLTLREAVGGWHPVQHTHKQLYGYGVHRHVSDISSESAEAFRFVCRHFFRREAFVEGRIQLADGGWLIPRNDGTAGKHEFHRALCDSPGVDPKLISEDWVFNHYRWVVWKRACMERAFPALMGSLCLTPEQVLLQLKYRYDLEVDNSKRSALRKIMERDDTAVKTLVLCVCGVVTKGHNPTRQSWSETKNKTPPESAAGSKAKSSLVGLIWLTDGWYTIKAQLDVPLTAMLHRGRLAIGGKVLVHGAELVGSQDACSPLEAPDSLMLKIGANGTRAARWYTRLGFYSNPSPFLLPLSSLYSNGGPVGCVDIVVLRSYPTQWMEKKSNGGFVFRAGRAEEREARRHGDAKHRAMEILFAKIQAQFEKEEDVCGKPRGRRRTLRGRDIETLLDGEELYGAVENDPVYLEGRLSEQQREALNSYRRCVGERRQAALQERFRQALESTQEGEGGSCHNRDVTAIWKLSVADSRAKPGSNAVYLLNIWRPSMDLQSLLKEGCRYRAYQLSTSEGKKRAGNTSIQLTATKKTQFQNLQEATAT; from the exons GATCCTCTGCAACAGTAAAAATGGACACAAGCCCATGCTTATTTGGAAAACCAATAGACCG CGAGACCCCCAGTAAATCCTATAGAAAAAGGCTGCATGGAGACAGTTTTG GGCTGCTTGACACACCGAAACACTCTACG ATATTTTTATTTCCACAGGCACACTCTGTCAAACGTATATCTGAAAGTCTTGGTGCACAGTTAGACCCTGATATGTCCTGGACCAGTTCTCTCAATACACCTGTCATGTCGCCCACCATCATTTTGA CTAAAAGTGAGGAGCGTAGGCCTATGTGCCCAGTAAGAATTGCTACCGAAGAGCAGGTTATG TTTGTGCGAAAGCTTTTCCCCTCGGCCAAGGAGTCTGGAAGCACAATGCTGTCACCAGAACAGAATGATAGACCTCTCTGTCAACACAATG GACTGGATTCCCACTTGCCTGGTGTGATTGACATCTCCCCTGGCTTTCAAGACACGTTACCTGGTGACAGTGGCAGCCATTGGAAACAGACTTTACCAGATGCTATTGAGGACGGAGAAATCCGCAGCACAATGGCCGGTGTTCTAGATGGAGCTGAGGATGTCCTCTCCATATTCTTCAGCAACAGAAGTTTGGCTTTACAAAGGGTGAAGACCAAGGAGAGAATCAAAAGGAAGCAAAGTGGCGCAACTAAGGAACACGTACCTACTTCTACAATGGAACATGACAAAGTATCCAGTGAGAGAGCAGGAGAATACCAACACACCAGGGAAACCTCTGAGGCTCTTGAGTCCAGGACTGACATGAAGTCTGGGGATTTGGCGACTTCTCAGTGGACTCCAATAAGTGTACCTGACATTTCAGACTATGATATGGATTCATTTCACCATGAGGGGTCTTCCTTTACTAAACACATAATTCCACAAGATGGCATAAGTGAAACATTCTGTGACTTCACTGGAAGCCAGCAGCCAGATCGTGGCTCCTCTAAGCAGACTGTCCAGGTGGAGTCAGCCCTTTCCAGGAGAACATTACCATGcaccagccagccagagggaTCTCAATTGACAGGGTCTGTAGTCGAAAGCTCTCTAGAACACACCTTTCCcaggaaaacaaggacatttgtttaCTGTGTCCAAAATCCACTTCTGTCAGTGCAAGATAAATATGTTACTCAGATGTTACCTGCATCACCTGGAACTGCTCCCAGGG GTGAAAATCAGAACATAAAACAAAGTGGAACCATACCAAATGAAGCTGAGTTTAATAATCTTAACAAAATTGCCTTGGATGGGAAAAAGCCGCAAGTTCAGCAGAAAAGTGCAACTGAAGAAAATATTGTTTCACAAGCACCAACCAAAGACCCTGATCTTGATATGTCACAGCTTTGCAGGGTATTTGCGCAAGATTTTAGCCAAGTAGTTGACTACAGTCAACCATGCAGCAAAAGAGCAGATGCTATTAAAAATGGCTTCTCTGCATCAGCTTGTCTCTCAGCAATGAGACTAAGGAACAGAAAACTGTTGAATAGACTAGAATGGGGCCAGAAACCTGAACATCTTAACTCTGGCATCAGTGATGAAATGCATATTCCTGGTTCTCAGTTTAGCAACTCTGCAAACACGTCTAGAATGAAGAGTACAGTGTGTGATAGCAGCTTCCCCCCTTACACCCTTTCTGATGTCACACAAACAGAATCATCCAACGTTCACCCTAGCTCTGAAAAAAGTTATGGAAATCAATCATCTAGAGGGTTTATAACAGGTAACAACTGGATTATCTCTTTGCCTCCAGAAGCAATAAAGAAAGCAAAAGCATCATTAGAtgacttaattgaggaaaatatgACTGATGTTGTTACTGCTGCCAGTGAAGTGAAACCTGTGTTGTCGTGTGTGACAGGAAGCCGACTGTCCACAGAAGTGAAGTTCATTAGTCCACTCAACGTTGCCAAAAGGTCAAAGCAAACCAGCGTAAAATTGAATGGGCAAGTTCAGGTTCAGACCCCTCAGAGCATCAATGTTTTGGTTTCCTCACACCCTGGGTCTGGTTTCAAAATGGCCTCCAAtaagaagatacattttttttcagcAAATCTGGAGAAAGACAAGGATCTGTTTGAGATTGAGGATGAAATACCTGCAGTCAATATTCCTGAGATAAGCCTTCCTGATGAAGGTAACATGTCATGTGGATTGGAGCTTGTTGATGGATCTCATTTACCACCTCTACCCTATACACACCAGAGGTCTGTTGATAGCCAAGGTCCGTTGACAGCCTCACAGAGAGCTGATGTTTCAGAATTGTGCAGTCTCTTAGAAGCTGCAGACAGCCAATTTGAATTCACACAGTTTAAACCAGCAAAGCTGAACTTCTATGTTCCAGATGGTAGCCCCCCTCGTCAATCTGAGAAAGAATTGGATCCCGACTTTCTCACAGGCATAGATTTCGATGACAGTTTCAACTCTGATGTTGAGAAGCAATCTGTGAAGATGGCCACCCCTGACAAAAAGACAACTATTTCTCATTGCAAGGAAATTTGCCAAGTAACAACCACCGAAATTAAATCTAGTGGGGCATCATCCAGCAATTCAACAGAGAAACCCAAAGAACATGTTATCCACAGAAGAGTACTTTACTTTCCCAGTTATAGCTCTGAAAACATAGCTGAGCGCTCCTTTGGTTTGTTGACAAAAACCACAAACGAGAACCATCTGCTCGATATGGATACGAACACCAGTGGAATGGAGTGTGAAAGCAAAAATCTCCCCAAGTTGGGTGTGGGTTTTAAAACGGCTGGCGGAAATGCTATAATAGTTTCAGAAAAGTGTCTGAGCAAAGCAAGGGCCTTGTTTGCAGATTTCGAGGAAAAAAACTGTGCACCCAAGTGTGCAGTAAAAAATACGGAACAAGTTGAAACCTCACCTGTTCAATATAGAGGCGAAGTTGATACAAATGTTGATTCTAATGTGACACATTTTCATGGCCCTGAAAAAAAAGTAGATCTGAAGGAACCACGTGATGAATACATTGACAAGATTAAAGTGGACTTTATACATTCTCACAAACATGGGGATGGTGGTTTCCAGACAGCCAGTGGTAAAGGAGTGACCATCTCGGCAAAGGCCCTTAAAAAAACAAATGCGGTTTTCAAAGACTGTGACGCTATGGAAAGTTCAGGTTGTGCATCAGAAAAGCTGAGCAAAACAAGTGTATCAGAGACTGGCTGTAATCATTTTGAGAGAAACAATTGTGGCTTTAGCACTGCTCGAGGTAAGAGAGTTGATGTTTCTGCAACATGTCTACTGAAGGCAAGGACTCTCCTGAATGACTGTGATGAATTGGAAAATTCTAAGCCAGGGAAAATCCCTAGCTTGAATGCAAAGATACCAAGTCGGAATATTCAGCAGAAAAGTGATTGTGATTTTAAGAAACCCAGTTGTAAAGCAGCCTCCATATCAGCAAAGGTCCCTTTTACAGCAAAAACTCCATCATTTGATGGTGGCACGTCACATGATGTTCTAGGGGCAAAGAGGAAAATGCTTGAACCAGAAAATTCTCAAACCCATGCTAAAGATCCTTTGAAAAATGGATCTGGGTTCAGCACTGCCAGTGGTAAGAGAGTGTCTGTGTCCAAAAGGGCGCTGTTGAAAGCACAGGCTCTTTTGAGTGAATGTAATGTAGATGGAGAGGATCTTTCTAAATCAAAGAAAAAGATCAGAGTAGATCTTCATACCATTCAGAATCCTACACAGAAGCACAGTGGATTTAAGACTGCTAGTGTCAAAGAAGTTACCGTATCACCTAAGGCCCATAAGCAAGCAAAGGCTGTTTTCAACAACTGTGATTCCAATATGGACAGCTTAATCAGTGCTGAAGCAAAGCAAGGGAATATAGACGTAAAGTCTGCTGATGGTCTGATGAACAATCCAGGGGAAAGCTATTGTGCCTTCATCACAGCTGGTGGAAAGAATGTGCATGTAtctgaaaaatgtattttgaagGCGAAGAGCATTCTGAATGAAAACCTTGATAACTGCACAGACTCAAATGCCATTGAGGAGGCTTGGTTTTCAGATGGTAGATTTTCATTACTCACTGAAACTCACTGTGATTTCAGCACTGCCAGTGGCAAGACTGTGCATATGTCTGATGGAGCACTCCAGAAAGCAAAGTCTATTCTGAACGAATGTGATGTAATTGAAAATCCACAACCTGAGAATGGCCACAAAGTGCATCTGGAAAAGATTCCAACAAAGGAAACGCATGAAATCTCTCATGGTAGCACAGCCAGTGGGGAAGGGGTGTTTATTTCAGAAAAGGCTCTTCAACATGTGAAGTCTGTGTACGTTCATGGTGAGACTGGTAATGTAAAATATTCAGTTGGCAGTAATCCAGTAGGAAGCCTTTTTGGTTTTAGCACAGCCAGTGGTAACGGACTGTCTGTTTCAGAGAAGGCACTTCAAGAAGCGTGTGATGATACCCTTGACAGTGATACTGACCCTCAAAAAAGATCTGAAGAAAATAGGCCACTGAAGGTCCCTACTCCCCATATTAATGTTCAGCGTGTACCGGTCAAAGCAGTTCGACTGGAGGACTGCGAAGTGATCCAGACCATTGTTGGAATGGCATGTCAGTCTTCATCTGTAGAATGTCAAGCGGAGTCTTCCTTGTTAAATTTTGAATCCCTTGGATTCAGTGGCTGCTCTGTGACCCAGAGGAGGTACTTTGCCCAGGAGACCATGGATTGTACCAAGGCTCTTTTAGAGGACGAAGACTTGACTGATCATTGTCCTGGAACACCAATCCAAGCTAACCCCATGTCCTCCAAGGGGGGTTTTGAGATGAGAAGTGGAATTGGGAAAAGGTCGGCAGAGGATTTAGGGATGACAG ACCAGCCTCCTCTGAAAAGAAGACTCTTGACCAAATTCGACAGAACTGTGGATTGTAGTAGACGGTCAAAACTCACTCCAGCTAAAAGCAGTTCAGATG GTATATTTAAAGACAGGAGAGTCTTCAAATATAATGTGGCTCTTCAACCTAATGTCACCAGGCCATATCG CGCTAATCAGAGATGTGTAGACACAAGGCTGAATAAGACCGAGCCACAGAAGACAACGTCAGATCCAACCGCCGAAGACCGTAAACCAGTTAGTTCCAAGACCGCTGTATTTGTCCCCCCATTCCGGAAGAATGTCAAGCTTGAGCCACAGAGGAGCAGTGGTCTTCAGGACAAGACTAGAGCGCCTGCTGTGTTTGTTTCCCCGTTTCGAAAAAACAACCGCGTAAACAAGGAGGGTTCCTTTAAGCCTTCAGAAGATAATCATTCTCCCTTCATCTCTGAAATGCCTACGAAGACCACATCTGTTCCACTTCCTGAGTACAACCCCATCACTGACACTGGTAGTGATAACGCAAAGGAGTCCATTAAGGAACATGACCCACAAAATATTGACAGAACGGACGTAGGCAATGATGGTGGCCATTGCCTTCCTGTCACCCTAGGAGGAGAGGATGCCACTGCAGAGGAGTCTATTGCAGGTCAGCTAGCCCCTGATGCCACCGGTACCCTTCTAGACGTTGTTTATG atgcagaGTGCTTGCAGCTGGCCCGAGACATGCAGGACATGAGGATCAGGAAGAAGAAGCGGCAGACCATTAGACCTCTCCCTGGTAGCCTGTACCTGGCCAAGACATCTGGGGTGGCCAGGCTGACCCTCAGGGAGGCTGTTGGAGGTTGGCACcctgtacaacacacacacaaacag CTGTATGGCTACGGAGTGCACCGGCATGTTTCGGATATCAGCAGCGAGAGTGCCGAGGCGTTCCGCTTTGTCTGCCGACACTTCTTCAGACGCGAGGCGTTTGTAGAAGGGCGCATTCAGCTGGCCGACGGGGGGTGGCTCATCCCTCGCAATGATGGAACTGCAGGGAAACATGAGTTCCACAG AGCGTTGTGTGACAGCCCTGGCGTGGACCCCAAGCTGATCAGTGAGGACTGGGTGTTCAACCACTACCGCTGGGTGGTGTGGAAACGGGCTTGCATGGAGAGGGCATTCCCAGCGCTGATGGGCAGCCTCTGTCTCACACCAGAACAGGTGCTCCTACAACTGAAATACAG gtacgACTTGGAGGTGGACAACAGCAAGAGGTCAGCTCTAAGGAAGATCATGGAGAGAGACGACACGGcagtcaagaccctggtgcttTGTGTATGTGGTGTTGTCACCAAAGGCCATAATCCAACAAG GCAGAGCTGGAGTGAGACCAAGAACAAAACCCCACCTGAGAGCGCCGCAGGGTCTAAAGCGAAGTCGTCCCTTGTAGGCTTGATCTGGCTGACGGATGGCTGGTACACCATCAAGGCCCAGCTGGACGTACCACTGACCGCCATGCTCCACCGGGGCCGCCTGGCGATTGGGGGGAAGGTGCTGGTCCACGGGGCCGAGCTGGTGGGATCTCAGGATGCCTGCTCCCCGCTAGAGGCTCCCGACTCCCTCATGCTGAAG ATTGGGGCCAACGGCACCAGAGCGGCGCGTTGGTACACCAGGCTAGGGTTCTACAGCAACCCTAGTCcgttcctcctccccctctcctccctctacagcAACGGAGGCCCCGTGGGCTGTGTGGACATTGTGGTGCTGAGGAGCTACCCTACCCAG TGGATGGAGAAGAAGTCGAACGGAGGGTTTGTGTTCCGCGCAGGCCgtgcagaggagagggaggcgcGGCGTCATGGCGACGCCAAACACAGAGCCATGGAGATCCTGTTCGCCAAGATCCAGGCCCAGTTTGAGAAGGAGGAGGACG TTTGCGGTAAACCCAGAGGCCGGAGACGGACCCTGCGTGGTCGAGACATTGAGACACTGCTGGACGGGGAGGAGCTGTACGGCGCAGTGGAGAATGACCCAGTATATCTGGAG GGCCGTCTGAGTGAGCAGCAACGGGAGGCGTTGAACAGCTACAGGCGTTGTGTTGGTGAGAGGAGGCAAGCGGCACTGCAGGAGCGGTTCCGCCAGGCTCTGGAAAGCACCCAGGAGGGCGAGGGCGGGAGCTGTCACAACCGAGACGTGACCGCCATCTGGAAGCTCAGCGTTGCTGACTCCAGGGCCAAGCCGGGCAGCAATG CAGTGTACCTGTTGAATATCTGGCGCCCCTCCATGGATCTGCAGT